A genomic window from Streptomyces brevispora includes:
- the thrC gene encoding threonine synthase → MTTKGTHQWRGIIEEYRDRLPVTSTTPVVTLREGGTPLVPAQVLSERTGCEVHLKVEGANPTGSFKDRGMTMAITRAKEEGAQAVICASTGNTSASAAAYAVRAGMVCAVLVPQGKIALGKMGQALVHGAKILQVDGNFDDCLTLARSLSDNYPVALVNSVNPVRIEGQKTAAFEIVDALGDAPDIHVLPVGNAGNITAYWKGYTEYAGDGPAARTPRMWGFQASGSAPIVRGEIVKDPSTIATAIRIGNPASWQFALDARDESGGFIDEVTDRQILSAYRLLASQEGVFVEPASAASVAGLLKAAEEGKVDPGQRIVCTVTGNGLKDPDWAVAGAPQPVTVPVDAVVAAEKLGLA, encoded by the coding sequence ATGACCACCAAGGGCACCCACCAGTGGCGCGGCATCATCGAGGAGTACCGGGACCGCCTTCCGGTCACGAGCACGACTCCGGTCGTCACACTCCGTGAGGGCGGTACGCCGCTCGTTCCCGCTCAGGTCCTCTCCGAGCGCACGGGCTGCGAGGTGCACCTCAAGGTCGAGGGCGCCAACCCCACCGGTTCCTTCAAGGACCGCGGAATGACCATGGCGATCACCAGGGCCAAGGAGGAGGGCGCGCAGGCCGTCATCTGCGCCTCCACCGGCAACACCTCCGCCTCCGCCGCCGCGTACGCGGTCCGGGCCGGCATGGTCTGCGCCGTCCTCGTACCGCAGGGCAAGATCGCGCTCGGCAAGATGGGCCAGGCGCTCGTGCACGGCGCCAAGATCCTCCAGGTCGACGGCAACTTCGACGACTGCCTCACGCTGGCCCGTTCGCTTTCGGACAACTACCCGGTGGCGCTGGTCAATTCGGTCAACCCGGTCCGTATCGAGGGCCAGAAGACCGCGGCCTTCGAGATCGTCGACGCGCTCGGCGACGCCCCGGACATCCATGTCCTCCCGGTGGGCAACGCGGGCAACATCACCGCGTACTGGAAGGGCTACACCGAGTACGCCGGCGACGGCCCGGCCGCGCGCACGCCGCGGATGTGGGGCTTCCAGGCCTCCGGCTCCGCGCCCATCGTGCGCGGCGAGATCGTCAAGGACCCGTCGACCATCGCCACCGCCATCCGGATCGGCAACCCGGCCTCCTGGCAGTTCGCGCTCGACGCGCGGGACGAGTCGGGCGGTTTCATCGACGAGGTGACGGACCGACAGATCCTTTCCGCCTACCGGCTGTTGGCCTCCCAGGAGGGCGTCTTCGTGGAGCCCGCGTCGGCCGCGTCGGTCGCCGGTCTGCTCAAGGCCGCCGAAGAGGGCAAGGTCGACCCGGGTCAGCGGATCGTCTGCACCGTCACCGGCAACGGCCTGAAGGACCCCGACTGGGCCGTCGCCGGCGCCCCCCAGCCGGTCACCGTCCCGGTCGACGCGGTCGTCGCCGCCGAGAAGCTGGGCCTCGCGTAG
- the thrB gene encoding homoserine kinase yields the protein MAGPAFRAAAVRVRVPATSANLGPGFDALGLSLGLYDDVVVRVADAGLHIDIAGEGADTLPRDENHLLVRSLRTAFDLLGGQPRGLEIVCANRIPHGRGLGSSSAAICAGIVAARAVTTGGDARLDDAALLELATEIEGHPDNVAACLLGGFTLAWMDGGSARAIRMDPADSIVPVVFVPGNPVLTETARGLLPRTVPHVDAAFNAGRAALLVEALTRRPELLLTATEDRLHQEYRSPAMPQSVELVNRLRADGIPAVISGAGPTVLALADEGAADKVARLAGEGWVADRLALDASGASVLPLAQ from the coding sequence ATGGCCGGTCCCGCCTTCCGAGCCGCCGCCGTACGGGTGCGCGTCCCGGCAACCAGCGCCAACCTCGGTCCGGGCTTCGACGCCCTCGGCCTGTCGCTGGGGCTGTACGACGATGTCGTCGTCCGCGTCGCCGATGCCGGACTGCACATCGACATCGCCGGTGAGGGCGCGGACACGCTGCCCCGCGACGAGAACCACCTGCTCGTACGGTCCCTGCGCACCGCTTTCGACCTGCTCGGCGGACAGCCCCGCGGCCTGGAGATCGTCTGCGCCAACCGCATCCCGCACGGACGCGGCCTCGGCTCGTCCTCCGCCGCCATCTGCGCCGGAATCGTCGCCGCCCGCGCTGTGACGACCGGTGGTGACGCCCGGCTCGACGACGCGGCCCTGCTGGAGCTCGCCACCGAGATCGAGGGTCACCCCGACAACGTCGCGGCCTGCCTGCTCGGCGGGTTCACGCTCGCCTGGATGGACGGCGGATCGGCCCGCGCCATCAGGATGGACCCCGCGGATTCCATCGTTCCGGTGGTTTTCGTCCCCGGCAACCCGGTGCTCACCGAGACCGCCCGCGGACTGCTGCCGCGTACCGTTCCGCACGTCGACGCCGCCTTCAACGCGGGCCGTGCCGCCCTTCTCGTCGAGGCTCTGACCAGGCGCCCGGAGCTGCTGCTCACCGCCACCGAGGACCGGCTGCACCAGGAATACCGCTCCCCGGCGATGCCGCAGAGCGTGGAACTCGTGAACCGACTGCGCGCCGACGGCATCCCCGCAGTCATCTCCGGTGCCGGACCGACCGTGCTGGCACTGGCCGACGAAGGTGCGGCCGACAAGGTCGCACGGCTGGCGGGCGAGGGATGGGTGGCCGACCGGCTCGCTCTCGACGCCTCGGGCGCGAGTGTGCTGCCGCTCGCCCAGTAG
- the rho gene encoding transcription termination factor Rho has translation MSDTTDLMGVTADKNVDSAAPAEGAATGTTARRRRSGTGLEGMVLAELQQVASGLGIKSTARMRKSQLIEVIKETQAGGSSAPKAKAKAVAAAPADEAEAKPKRRATSKARTGAGDETPAAAAPVDQAAAQQQIDIPGQPASDEQPTGERRRRRATAQAGSPETKAETKTDTKAQAKDRTQDEPRREAPAEDRSDAKAEAAADNAEGRRGDRQDRGQRGERGDRGDRGDRRERQRDRRGKGGDEQGGGQGGQRQQRQGQGQSQGQGPGQGQGQQGGGGPQDDGFDDEGGRRGRRGRYRDRRGRRGRDDFASDAPPVTDDDVLIPVAGILDILDNYAFIRTSGYLPGPNDVYVSLAQVRKSGLRKGDHVTGAVRQPKDGERREKFNALVRLDTVNGAETGRGRPEFQKLTPLYPQDRLRLETDSNILTTRIIDLVAPIGKGQRGLIVAPPKTGKTMILQAIANAITVNSPECHLMVVLVDERPEEVTDMQRSVKGEVISSTFDRPAEDHTTVAELAIERAKRLVELGHDVVVLLDSITRLGRAYNLAAPASGRILSGGVDSTALYPPKRFFGAARNIEDGGSLTILATALVETGSRMDEVIFEEFKGTGNMELKLDRKLSDKRIFPAVDVDASSTRKEEILLGSDELAIVWKLRRVLHALDQQQAIELLLDRMKKTQSNAEFLLQIQKTTPAPGNND, from the coding sequence GTGAGCGACACCACCGATCTGATGGGCGTGACTGCCGACAAGAATGTCGACAGCGCCGCGCCCGCCGAAGGTGCTGCCACTGGCACCACCGCACGGCGCCGCCGCTCCGGCACCGGCCTTGAGGGCATGGTCCTGGCCGAGCTGCAGCAGGTCGCGTCCGGCCTCGGCATCAAGAGCACTGCGCGGATGCGCAAGAGCCAGCTGATCGAGGTCATCAAGGAGACCCAGGCCGGCGGTTCCTCGGCGCCCAAGGCCAAGGCCAAGGCCGTCGCCGCGGCCCCCGCCGACGAGGCCGAGGCCAAGCCGAAGCGCCGGGCCACCTCCAAGGCGCGCACCGGCGCCGGGGACGAGACCCCGGCCGCCGCCGCTCCCGTCGACCAGGCCGCGGCCCAGCAGCAGATCGACATCCCCGGCCAGCCGGCCAGCGACGAGCAGCCCACCGGCGAGCGCCGTCGGCGCCGCGCGACCGCTCAGGCGGGCAGCCCGGAGACCAAGGCGGAGACCAAGACGGACACCAAGGCGCAGGCCAAGGACCGCACGCAGGACGAGCCGAGGCGCGAGGCACCCGCCGAGGACCGCTCCGACGCCAAGGCCGAGGCCGCCGCGGACAACGCCGAGGGCCGCCGGGGCGACCGCCAGGACCGCGGTCAGCGCGGCGAACGTGGTGACCGCGGCGACCGCGGTGACCGTCGTGAGCGCCAGCGCGACCGTCGCGGCAAGGGCGGCGACGAGCAGGGCGGTGGCCAGGGCGGCCAGCGCCAGCAGCGCCAGGGCCAGGGACAGAGCCAGGGCCAGGGCCCGGGCCAGGGTCAGGGCCAGCAGGGTGGCGGCGGACCGCAGGACGACGGGTTCGACGACGAGGGCGGCCGTCGTGGCCGTCGTGGCCGTTACCGCGACCGCCGTGGCCGTCGTGGCCGTGACGACTTCGCGAGCGACGCGCCGCCGGTCACCGACGACGACGTCCTGATCCCCGTCGCGGGCATCCTGGACATCCTCGACAACTACGCGTTCATCCGGACCTCCGGCTACCTGCCGGGCCCGAACGACGTGTACGTCTCGCTCGCCCAGGTCCGCAAGAGCGGCCTGCGCAAGGGTGACCACGTCACCGGTGCGGTGCGCCAGCCCAAGGACGGCGAGCGCCGCGAGAAGTTCAACGCGCTGGTCCGCCTCGACACGGTCAACGGTGCCGAAACCGGCCGCGGCCGCCCGGAGTTCCAGAAGCTGACGCCGCTCTACCCGCAGGACCGGCTCCGTCTGGAGACCGACTCCAACATCCTGACGACGCGCATCATCGACCTGGTCGCCCCCATCGGCAAGGGCCAGCGAGGCCTGATCGTGGCCCCGCCGAAGACCGGTAAGACCATGATCCTGCAGGCGATCGCCAACGCGATCACGGTCAACAGCCCCGAGTGCCACCTGATGGTCGTCCTGGTCGACGAGCGTCCGGAAGAGGTCACCGACATGCAGCGGTCGGTGAAGGGCGAGGTCATCTCCTCGACCTTCGACCGTCCCGCCGAGGACCACACCACCGTCGCCGAGCTGGCCATCGAGCGCGCCAAGCGTCTCGTCGAGCTGGGTCACGACGTGGTCGTCCTGCTGGACTCGATCACCCGCCTGGGCCGCGCGTACAACCTCGCGGCCCCCGCCTCCGGCCGCATCCTGTCCGGTGGTGTCGACTCGACCGCGCTGTACCCGCCGAAGCGCTTCTTCGGTGCCGCGCGCAACATCGAGGACGGCGGCTCGCTGACCATCCTGGCCACCGCGCTGGTCGAGACCGGCTCGCGCATGGACGAGGTGATCTTCGAGGAGTTCAAGGGCACCGGCAACATGGAGCTCAAGCTCGACCGCAAGCTCTCCGACAAGCGCATCTTCCCCGCGGTGGACGTCGACGCGTCCAGCACCCGTAAGGAAGAAATCCTCCTCGGCAGCGACGAGTTGGCGATTGTCTGGAAGCTGCGGCGGGTGCTCCACGCGCTGGACCAGCAGCAGGCGATCGAGCTCCTCCTGGACCGGATGAAGAAGACCCAGTCCAACGCGGAGTTCCTGCTCCAGATCCAGAAGACGACGCCGGCCCCGGGCAACAACGACTAG
- a CDS encoding LCP family protein — MTGQSGSSSRIRATGKRRRKQSRRRRATVIAAWSLAGLVVVGGGGLGYAYFQLNGNLKAVDINNALGKNRPQNVDNGSEDILVLGSDSRSGANAQYGADEGGARSDTAMVVHVNKGHKTASVVSIPRDTLVTRPECTSDESGATVPGQRRAMFNTAYEVGGPACAVKTVEAMSGIRMDHYIEVDFTGFKKLIDKLGGVEITTKQAINDSKSHLNLEPGTHTLNGEESLGLVRTRKSIGDGSDLGRIQLQQAFIKALMVQAKSVGILDGTKLYGLADTATKAITTDSDLGSVKALAGFANGLKGLGSDDVHMVTLPVAYDPADPNRVIPLEEAGKQVWTALRHDAPIPASATEKSAGDKGSAGDIVQ; from the coding sequence ATGACCGGACAGAGCGGGAGTAGCAGCCGAATACGGGCCACCGGCAAACGCCGGAGGAAGCAGTCCCGCCGCCGCAGGGCGACCGTCATCGCCGCGTGGAGTCTGGCCGGCCTGGTCGTCGTGGGCGGAGGGGGACTCGGTTACGCCTACTTCCAGCTCAACGGCAACCTCAAGGCCGTCGACATCAACAACGCCCTCGGCAAGAACCGTCCCCAGAACGTCGACAACGGCTCCGAGGACATCCTCGTCCTGGGTTCCGACTCCCGCTCCGGCGCGAACGCGCAGTACGGCGCCGACGAGGGAGGCGCCCGCTCGGACACCGCGATGGTCGTCCACGTCAACAAGGGCCACAAGACGGCCAGCGTCGTCTCCATCCCCCGCGACACCCTCGTCACCCGGCCCGAGTGCACGAGCGACGAGAGCGGCGCGACCGTCCCGGGTCAGCGGCGCGCGATGTTCAACACGGCGTACGAGGTCGGCGGACCGGCCTGCGCGGTCAAGACCGTCGAGGCGATGTCCGGGATCCGGATGGACCACTACATCGAAGTCGACTTCACCGGCTTCAAGAAGCTGATCGACAAGCTCGGCGGGGTCGAGATCACCACCAAGCAGGCGATCAACGACTCCAAGAGCCATCTGAACCTGGAGCCGGGCACCCACACCCTGAACGGCGAGGAGTCGCTCGGACTGGTCCGTACCCGCAAGAGCATCGGCGACGGCAGCGACCTCGGCCGCATCCAGCTCCAGCAGGCCTTCATCAAGGCCCTGATGGTGCAGGCGAAGAGCGTCGGCATCCTCGACGGCACCAAGCTGTACGGCCTCGCGGACACCGCGACCAAGGCCATCACGACCGACTCCGACCTGGGCTCGGTCAAGGCGCTCGCGGGCTTCGCCAACGGGCTCAAGGGGCTCGGCTCCGACGACGTCCACATGGTGACCCTGCCGGTCGCGTACGACCCGGCCGACCCGAACCGCGTCATACCGCTGGAGGAGGCCGGAAAGCAGGTGTGGACGGCGCTCCGGCACGACGCGCCGATCCCCGCCTCCGCCACCGAGAAGTCGGCGGGCGACAAGGGCAGCGCGGGCGACATCGTGCAGTGA
- the rpmE gene encoding 50S ribosomal protein L31, whose translation MKREIHPQYVETQVSCTCGASFTTRSTLDSGAIRADVCSECHPFYTGKQKILDTGGRVARFEARFGKAAGTASK comes from the coding sequence TTGAAGCGCGAGATCCACCCCCAGTACGTCGAGACCCAGGTCAGCTGCACCTGTGGCGCGTCGTTCACCACCCGGTCCACCCTGGACAGCGGCGCCATCCGTGCGGACGTCTGCTCCGAGTGCCACCCGTTCTACACGGGCAAGCAGAAGATCCTCGACACCGGTGGCCGTGTGGCCCGCTTCGAGGCCCGCTTCGGCAAGGCCGCCGGCACCGCCAGCAAGTAG
- the prfA gene encoding peptide chain release factor 1: MFEAVEELIGEQSDLEKKLADPSVHADQANARKLNKRYAELTPIVATYRSWKQTGDDIETAREFAASDPDFAAEVKDLEKQREELTEKLRLLLVPRDPSDDKDVLLEIKAGAGGDESALFAGDLLRMYLRYAERVGWKTEIIDSTESELGGYKDVQVAVKTKGGNGATEPGQGVWARMKYEGGVHRVQRVPSTESQGRIHTSAAGVLVTPEAEEVEVEIHANDLRIDVYRSSGPGGQSVNTTDSAVRITHLPTGVVASCQNEKSQLQNKEQAMRILRSRLLAAAQEAAEQEASDVRRSQVRTVDRSEKIRTYNFPENRISDHRVGFKAYNLDQVLDGDLGAVIQACVDADSAAKLAAA, from the coding sequence ATGTTCGAGGCGGTCGAGGAACTGATCGGCGAACAGTCCGATCTCGAGAAGAAGCTCGCGGACCCGTCGGTCCACGCCGACCAGGCCAACGCGCGCAAGCTCAACAAGCGCTACGCCGAGCTGACCCCGATCGTCGCCACGTACCGCTCCTGGAAGCAGACCGGCGACGACATCGAGACGGCCCGCGAGTTCGCCGCCTCCGACCCCGACTTCGCCGCCGAGGTCAAGGACCTGGAGAAGCAGCGCGAGGAGCTCACCGAGAAGCTCCGCCTCCTGCTCGTGCCGCGTGACCCCAGTGACGACAAGGACGTGCTCCTGGAGATCAAGGCGGGCGCGGGCGGCGACGAGTCCGCCCTGTTCGCCGGGGATCTGCTGCGCATGTACCTGCGCTACGCCGAGCGGGTCGGCTGGAAGACCGAGATCATCGACTCCACCGAGTCCGAGCTCGGCGGCTACAAGGACGTCCAGGTCGCCGTGAAGACCAAGGGCGGCAACGGGGCCACCGAACCCGGCCAGGGCGTCTGGGCCCGGATGAAGTACGAGGGCGGCGTGCACCGTGTGCAGCGCGTGCCCTCCACCGAGTCGCAGGGCCGCATCCACACCTCCGCCGCCGGTGTGCTGGTCACGCCCGAGGCCGAGGAGGTCGAGGTCGAGATCCACGCCAACGACCTGCGGATCGACGTCTACCGCTCGTCCGGCCCCGGCGGCCAGTCCGTCAACACCACGGACTCCGCCGTCCGCATCACGCACCTGCCCACCGGCGTCGTGGCCTCCTGCCAGAACGAGAAGAGCCAGCTCCAGAACAAGGAGCAGGCCATGCGCATCCTGCGCTCCAGGCTCCTCGCCGCCGCCCAGGAGGCCGCCGAACAGGAAGCCTCGGACGTGCGGCGCAGCCAGGTGCGCACGGTCGACCGGTCCGAGAAGATCCGTACCTACAACTTCCCGGAAAACCGGATCTCGGACCACCGCGTCGGCTTCAAGGCGTACAACTTGGACCAGGTGCTCGACGGTGATCTGGGCGCCGTGATCCAGGCATGTGTCGACGCCGACTCCGCCGCCAAGCTCGCCGCGGCGTAA
- the prmC gene encoding peptide chain release factor N(5)-glutamine methyltransferase: MNLLLAEVAQATQRLADAGVPSPRFDAEELAAFVHGVKRGELHNVPDADFDARYWETIARREAREPLQHITGRAFFRYLELQVGPGVFVPRPETESVVGWAIDAVRAMDVVEPLIVDLCTGSGAIALAMAQEVPRSRVHAVELSEDALKWARKNAEGSRVTVHRGDALTALPELDGQVDLVISNPPYIPLTEWEYVAPEARDHDPQMALFSGEDGLDTIRGIERTAHRLLRPGGLVVIEHADTQGGQVPWIFTEERGWADAADHPDLNRRPRFATARKAMP; this comes from the coding sequence ATGAACCTGCTGCTCGCCGAGGTGGCCCAGGCCACCCAGCGGCTGGCCGACGCCGGTGTGCCTTCGCCGCGATTCGACGCGGAGGAACTCGCCGCGTTCGTGCACGGCGTGAAGCGGGGCGAGCTGCACAACGTGCCGGACGCCGACTTCGACGCCCGCTACTGGGAGACCATCGCCCGGCGCGAGGCCCGCGAACCGCTCCAGCACATCACCGGACGCGCCTTCTTCCGCTACCTGGAGCTCCAGGTGGGACCCGGTGTCTTCGTGCCCCGCCCGGAGACCGAATCGGTCGTCGGCTGGGCGATAGACGCCGTCCGCGCGATGGACGTGGTCGAGCCGCTGATCGTCGACCTCTGCACCGGATCGGGCGCCATCGCCCTCGCCATGGCCCAGGAGGTGCCGCGCTCGCGCGTGCACGCCGTGGAGCTGTCCGAGGACGCCCTCAAATGGGCCAGGAAGAACGCCGAGGGCTCCAGGGTCACCGTGCACCGCGGAGACGCCCTGACGGCCCTTCCCGAGCTCGACGGACAGGTCGACCTGGTCATCTCCAACCCGCCGTACATCCCGCTCACCGAATGGGAGTACGTGGCCCCGGAGGCCCGCGACCACGACCCCCAGATGGCGCTCTTCTCCGGCGAGGACGGCCTCGACACCATCCGCGGCATCGAGCGCACCGCACACCGTCTGCTGCGCCCCGGCGGCCTCGTCGTCATCGAGCACGCCGACACCCAGGGCGGCCAGGTGCCGTGGATCTTCACCGAGGAGCGGGGCTGGGCCGACGCGGCCGACCACCCCGACCTGAACAGGCGGCCCCGGTTCGCCACGGCCCGCAAGGCGATGCCGTGA
- a CDS encoding L-threonylcarbamoyladenylate synthase, producing the protein MARRYDCNDATDRMTGLREAASAVRRGELVVLPTDTVYGIGADAFSSEGVADLLDAKGRGRNMPTPVLIGSPNTLHGLVTDFSEQAWELVDAFWPGALTLVAKHQPSLQWDLGDTRGTVAIRMPLHPVAIELLTEVGPMAVSSANLTGHPSPEDCDAAQEMLGDSVSVYLDGGPTPGIIPSSIVDVTGKVPVLLRAGALSAEELRKVVPDLEVAN; encoded by the coding sequence ATGGCACGGCGATACGACTGCAACGACGCGACGGACCGTATGACGGGTCTGCGCGAGGCCGCGTCCGCCGTCCGCCGCGGTGAACTGGTCGTGCTGCCCACCGACACGGTGTACGGGATCGGGGCGGACGCCTTCAGTTCCGAGGGCGTCGCCGACCTGCTGGACGCCAAGGGCCGCGGCCGCAACATGCCGACCCCCGTCCTGATCGGTTCCCCGAACACCCTGCACGGCCTGGTCACCGACTTCTCCGAGCAGGCCTGGGAACTCGTCGACGCCTTCTGGCCCGGCGCCCTCACGCTCGTCGCCAAGCACCAGCCGTCGCTCCAGTGGGACCTCGGGGACACCCGCGGCACCGTCGCCATCCGGATGCCGCTGCACCCGGTCGCCATCGAGCTGCTCACGGAGGTCGGCCCGATGGCCGTCTCCAGCGCCAACCTCACCGGGCACCCCTCGCCCGAGGACTGTGACGCGGCCCAGGAGATGCTCGGCGACTCCGTGTCCGTCTACCTCGACGGCGGTCCGACGCCGGGCATCATCCCGTCCTCGATCGTCGACGTCACCGGCAAGGTCCCGGTCCTGCTGCGCGCCGGCGCGCTCTCCGCGGAGGAGCTGCGCAAGGTGGTACCCGACCTCGAGGTGGCCAATTGA
- a CDS encoding protein-tyrosine-phosphatase yields the protein MTAPEGRGIAGQTDTFRILHVSTGNVCRSPITERLTRHALVDRLGDPLQGGLIVESAGTWGHEGAPMEANAEVVLADFGADATGFVGRELLDEHVIRADLVLTATRDHRAQVISMGHSAGLRTFTLKEFTRLVRAIDPATLPDAKDEGVVERARALVRAAAALRGWLLAPTAEADEVYDPYGAPITFFRSIGDEINQALEPVVTALTGVSTPH from the coding sequence TTGACCGCCCCTGAGGGGCGTGGCATAGCGGGGCAGACCGACACTTTCCGCATCCTCCACGTCAGCACCGGCAATGTCTGCCGCTCACCGATCACCGAGCGGCTGACCCGCCATGCCCTCGTGGACCGCCTCGGCGACCCGCTCCAGGGCGGCCTGATCGTGGAGAGTGCCGGCACCTGGGGGCACGAGGGTGCCCCGATGGAGGCCAACGCCGAGGTGGTCCTGGCCGACTTCGGCGCCGACGCCACCGGGTTCGTCGGCCGTGAGCTGCTGGACGAGCACGTGATCCGTGCTGACCTGGTGCTCACCGCCACCCGCGACCACCGGGCCCAGGTGATCTCGATGGGTCACTCGGCCGGTCTGCGGACCTTCACGCTCAAGGAGTTCACCCGGCTGGTCCGGGCGATAGACCCCGCGACGCTGCCCGACGCGAAGGACGAGGGCGTCGTCGAACGCGCCCGCGCGCTGGTGCGCGCGGCCGCCGCGCTGCGCGGCTGGCTGCTGGCCCCGACCGCCGAGGCCGACGAGGTGTACGACCCGTACGGCGCCCCGATCACGTTCTTCCGGTCCATCGGCGACGAGATCAACCAGGCCCTGGAGCCGGTCGTCACCGCACTGACCGGCGTATCGACCCCGCACTGA
- the glyA gene encoding serine hydroxymethyltransferase produces the protein MPVTTSAAPPATLPQDFGALLREDPEIADVLLGELRRQSGTLQLTAAENFTSPAVLAALGSPLANKYAEGYPGKRHHGGCEQADAAELIAVRRATALFGAEHANVQPHSGSSAVLAAYAALLRPGDTVLAMGLPYGGHLTHGSPANFSGRWFDFVGYGVDSESGLIDYQQVRTLARTHRPKAIVSGSISYPRHPDYERFREIADEVGAYFIADAAHPMGLIAGGAAPSPVPYADVVCATTHKVLRGPRGGMILCGAELAERIDRAVFPFTQGGAQMHTVAAKAVAFHEAATPAFAAYAHRVVSHARVLAAGLEAEGFDVTTGGTDTHLIVADPAPLGVDGHTARTRLAAAGLVLDTCALPYGDARGIRLGTAAVTTQGMGDAAMARLAALFGAAVREEGDVLAEVRELVAKFPPYPG, from the coding sequence ATGCCGGTCACCACCTCCGCCGCACCCCCGGCCACCCTGCCGCAGGACTTCGGTGCCCTGCTCCGGGAGGACCCGGAGATCGCCGATGTACTGCTGGGGGAGCTGCGCCGGCAGTCCGGCACACTGCAACTGACCGCCGCCGAGAACTTCACCTCGCCCGCGGTCCTCGCCGCGCTCGGCTCGCCGCTCGCCAACAAGTACGCCGAGGGCTACCCCGGCAAGCGCCACCACGGCGGCTGCGAACAGGCGGACGCCGCCGAACTCATCGCCGTCCGCCGGGCCACCGCGCTCTTCGGCGCCGAGCACGCCAACGTCCAGCCGCACTCCGGCTCCTCGGCCGTCCTCGCGGCGTACGCCGCGCTGCTGCGGCCCGGCGACACGGTGCTCGCGATGGGACTTCCGTACGGCGGACATCTCACCCATGGATCGCCCGCCAACTTCTCCGGCCGTTGGTTCGACTTCGTCGGCTACGGCGTGGACTCCGAGAGCGGTCTGATCGACTACCAGCAGGTCCGCACCCTGGCCCGCACCCACCGGCCCAAGGCGATCGTCAGCGGCTCCATCTCCTACCCGCGTCACCCGGACTACGAGCGGTTCCGCGAGATCGCCGACGAGGTGGGCGCGTACTTCATCGCCGATGCCGCGCACCCGATGGGGCTGATCGCCGGGGGAGCGGCGCCGAGTCCCGTCCCGTACGCGGACGTGGTCTGCGCCACCACGCACAAGGTGCTGCGCGGGCCGCGCGGCGGCATGATCCTGTGCGGCGCGGAACTGGCCGAGCGGATCGACCGGGCGGTGTTCCCGTTCACCCAGGGCGGCGCCCAGATGCACACGGTGGCCGCGAAGGCCGTCGCGTTCCACGAGGCGGCCACGCCGGCCTTCGCCGCGTACGCCCACCGGGTGGTGTCCCACGCCCGGGTGCTGGCCGCCGGCCTGGAGGCCGAGGGCTTCGACGTCACCACCGGCGGCACGGACACCCACCTGATCGTCGCGGACCCGGCCCCGCTCGGCGTCGACGGTCACACCGCCCGCACCCGGCTGGCCGCGGCGGGTCTGGTGCTGGACACCTGCGCGCTTCCGTACGGGGACGCCCGGGGCATCAGGCTGGGCACGGCGGCCGTCACCACCCAGGGCATGGGCGACGCCGCCATGGCACGGCTCGCGGCGCTGTTCGGCGCGGCGGTGCGCGAGGAGGGCGACGTCCTCGCCGAGGTGCGGGAACTGGTGGCGAAATTTCCGCCCTACCCCGGGTGA